The genomic window AATCCATAGTGCGTTTGCTAAAGAAGTTGGACTCCATATTGATTACGAAGCCATCCTTTCTCCTCTCGATGAATTTAAAAATACAATTCATCAACTCATCGCACAAAAAGTAAGTGGGGCTAATGTCACATTACCCTTTAAAAAAGAAGCTTATGAATTAGCTAGCCAGCATTCCAATCACGCTAGAATCGCTGAAGCTGTCAACACGCTCGAATTTAAAAACGATGAAATCATTGGTCACAATACAGATGGCATAGGATTAGTAAGAGATCTCGAACAAAACTTAAATGTAGATTTAAAAAGTAAGAAAATTTTACTCATCGGTGCAGGTGGTGCGGCAGAAGGTGTGATTTATTCTATGCTAGAAAAAAAACCATCTGAATTGATACTTACCAATCGTACGATTGAAAAATCAAACGTGATTCAAAATAAAATGGATGTGCATGCAAAAAGTTTTGATGTGAATTTAAACGTCATTGAAATTGCAAAATGTCCGCATCAATATTTTGATGTCATCATCAATGCAACCTCAGCCGGTTTAAATAATACTGAACTTGGAATAGATCATAAAGTTTTTCATGAAGGATCTTTAGCGTATGAAATGGTGTATGGCAAAGAAACGTTCTTTATTGAGCAAGCTCAATCACAAGGGTCTAAAACATCAGATGGTCTAGGCATGTTAGTTGAACAAGCGGCGGAAGCTTTTTTTATTTGGCATCTTATTAAGCCTCAAACAAAATCTGTCATTGAATCTTTAAAAGGGTTTTAATTGCAAGCACGATTAAAAAATCTATGTTGGAGTCATCGATCCTTCAAAGGAAAAGTTTTATCTGTTTCGTTTCTTTTGTTCTTTTTCTATCAGCTCTGGATTTTACTTCACATTATTTTATGGACGGTTGTCAATCCAGGTGAAAGTGCTTTCATGGAATCGAGACTCGAACATCTTCAAGAGAAAGATGAAAAAGCAACGCTGCGTCATCAATGGGTGAATTACAACCAAATCTCGATTCATATTAAACAAGCCGTGATTGCGGCCGAAGATGCCAAGTTTATTGACCATGAAGGTTTTGATTGGGAGGGTATTGAAAAAGCTTATGAAAAAAATAAGCGGCGTAAAAAAATTGTGGCGGGAGGATCTACTATTAGTCAGCAGCTTGCTAAAAATTTATTCTTATCCAACCAAAGAACACCTTGGCGAAAAGCAGAAGAGACGATTATCACGCTCATGCTTGAAACAATTTTAAGCAAACAAAGAATCTTAGAAATTTATTTGAATGTGATTGAGTGGGGCAATAATGTGTATGGAATTGAATCTGCATCCCTTCGTTATTTTTCATCACATGCAAGAGATTTAAATAGTTTTCAGTCGGCTAAGTTAGCCTCCATGATTCCTAATCCTAAATATTATGAGCGTCATCAAGATGCTTCAGGATTGATTGAGCGAAGTGGAATCATCCTATCTCGAATGAATTCGGCTCAAGTGCCGTAATTTATTTTAGGTAAGGTTTTAGGTATTTACCCGTATAACTCTTCTTATTGTTGGCAACTTCTTCAGGTGTGCCTTCCGCAATAATTTCACCACCACCGTCACCACCTTCAGGGCCTAAATCGATCACCCAGTCTGCGGTTTTAATCACATCTAAATTATGTTCAATGATGACAATGGTATTTCCAGCATCACGAAGCTTATGGATCACGTCAAGCAATAACTGAATATCGGCAAAATGAAGTCCAGTGGTTGGCTCATCTAAAATATAAAGTGTTGTGCCTGTATCGCGCTTTGAAAGCTCTAACGCCAATTTAACACGCTGCGCTTCACCGCCCGAGAGTGTCGTCGCATTTTGACCTAGAGTGATATAACCTAAGCCCACTTCAATGAGGGTACGTAATTTTTTTTCAACCGCAGGAATGGCATTAAAAAATTGGTGGGCTTGTTCAACGGTCATCGATAAAACTTCATGGATATTTTTACCTTTAAATTGAATCTCTAAAGTTTCACGGTTATAACGTTTCCCTTGGCAAATATCACAGGGGACATATACATCTGGTAAGAAATGCATTTCAACTTTTATAACACCATCTCCCTCACACGCTTCGCATCGACCGCCTTTAACGTTAAATGAGAAACGGCCTGGCCCATAACCTCGGTTTCGGCTTTCATTAAGCTGTGCAAAAAGTTCTCGCGTGGGGGTAAATAGTCCTGTGTATGTTGCAGGATTGGATCTAGGTGTTCTTCCAATCGGACTTTGATCAACATCGACGACTTTATCAAAAAAGTCTAGGCCTTTAATCGATGCATGCTCAGCAGGCTCAGTATGGCTGCCGTATAAATGATGCGCGACGGCACGATAGAGCGTATCGTTAATGAGGGATGACTTGCCACTGCCTGACACACCGGTAACACATGTGAGAAGGCCAATCGGTAATTTTAAATGTACATTTTTTAAATTATTTCCCTTGGCACCTTTTAACTCTAACCATTTCAAAGTGCGTGGCAATAGGCGTTTATTTTTATATTTGATTTCTTTACGACCACTAATATAGTGACCTGTCAGTGACTTAGGATGTTTGGCAATCATCTTAGGTGTGCCTTCAGCCACTATATAACCCCCATGTTCACCTGCACCTGGGCCAATATCGACCACATGATCAGCGCTCATAATCGCATCTTGATCGTGCTCAACGACGATCACGGTATTACCTAAATCGCGCAATCTCTTTAAGGTTTCAAGTAAACGATCGTTATCACGTTGATGGAGTCCAATCGATGGTTCATCGAGCACATACATGACGCCCGTTAAACCACTGCCAATCTGTGAAGCTAGACGAATACGTTGTGCCTCACCACCGGATAAAGTTTCAGCTGATCGGGAAAGTGACAAATAATCTAAACCGACATTCACTAAAAATTTTAAGCGGCTCGTAATTTCATATATGATTTTTTCAGCAATGGTTTTTTTAGCTCCTTTAAGTTTAAGCGACTCAAAAAAATGTACCGTTTCTTTTAAAGGGGTATTGCATATTTCATGGATATTTTTTTTACCCACTTTGACATGTCTTGCTTCAATGCGTAAGCGTGAACCTTGGCATGCAGGGCAGGTTTGCATATTCAAATATTTTGCGAGCTCATCTCGCACAGTGCCTGAATCGGTTTCGTGATAACGACGTTTTAAATTATTTAAGATGCCTTCAAAGCTATGCATCTTTTTGTTAATTTGGCCGCGCTCATTGAGATAAGAAAAACTAATCTGCTCACTCCCGCTGCCATTCAAAATGACGTCTTGAATTTTTTCAGGAATCTCTTCAAAAGCAATTTCTAAATCAAATTTATAATGCTCACTTAATGATTGAAGGAGTTGAAAATAAAATTGATTGCGCTTGTCCCAACCTTTAATAGCACCAGATGCAAGAGACAAATGTGGGAAAGCCACCACGCGTTTTGGATCAAAGAAATTAATATTACCAAGTCCATCACACTCAGGGCAGGCTCCCATTGGATTATTAAATGAGAAAATACGCGGCTCTAATTCCTCCAAAGAATAATCGCAAAGCGGACATGCAAATTTCGCTGAGAAGAGATGAGATTTATTGGTATCCATTTCAATCGCAATCATCTTGCCATCAGCAAGCCTTAATGCAGTTTCGGTCGACTCTGTAATGCGCTGTTTAATTTCTGGGTTAATTTTAATGCGATCAACCACCACATCAACTTGATGTTTTTTTGTCTTCGTGAGTTTTGGTAGGGCATCAATTTCATAAATCTCACCATCGATGCGCAAACGAATAAATCCTTGCGCTTTTAAATCTTCAAATAAATCTTGTTGCTCACCCTTTCGACTATTGACGATAGGAGCCAACAACATAATTTTTGTATCATTGGGGAGGGCTAATAATGTATCCACCATTTCGGATACCGTTTGTGATTCCAAAGTATGTTCGTGTGTGGGACATTCAGGCTCGCCTGCTCTTGCATAAAGAAGCCTTAAGTAATCATGAATTTCAGTGACCGTACCTACAGTGGAGCGAGGATTATGTGAAGTCGATTTTTGTTCAATGGAAATGGCAGGAGATAAACCTTCGATTAAATCAACATCTGGTTTATTCATGCGCTCTAAGAATTGACGTGCATAAGCCGATAAAGACTCCACGTATCTTCGCTGTCCTTCAGCATATAGCGTATCAAAAGCTAAAGATGATTTGCCGGAACCAGATAGGCCTGTAATCACAATCAATTTATTACGTGGTAAATCGAGTGAAATATTTTTTAAATTATGGGTTCTAGCCCCGCGAATCTTAATCGTATCCATGCAACTTAAGCTTTTTAAAGGTAACCTGCTAATATACGAAATTATTCGAAAATAAGAAATATCTAATTCAAGTTTATGAAGATAGAACAAGGTATGACCCCGCTCGAAATTCGATCCAGCTTAAGCCTGGCATCGATCTTCGGCTTAAGAATGTTAGGCATGTTTTTAATCCTACCTATTTTTGCTATTTACGCGGAAAGCTTACCCGGAAGCCCCTCGGCTTTCCAAGTGGGACTTGCATTAGGGTCTTACGGCCTCACTCAGGCTTTATTTCAATTACCTTTCGGTATGTTGTCTGACCGTTATGGACGGAAAAACATTATCTATATTGGCCTGCTTTTATTTGCTTTAGGCTCATTTGTTTCAGGATACTCAGACGATATCAATATCATTATTTTAGGCCGTGCGATTCAAGGGGCGGGGGCGATTTCCGCGGCGATTACAGCGCTTGTAGCAGATTTAACAAGGGATGAACATCGCACCAAAGCGATGGCCATGATTGGAGCGACAATTGGTATTACTTTTGCCTTATCTTTAATGGGCGCTCCGGTATTAAATCACCTCATAGGTGTGCCTGGTATTTTTATGCTGACAGGTTTTTTATCATTGTCAGCTATTTTAGTCGTACGTTTTGTAGTCCCCACCCCTTTAAATATAAATACTTCCAAAACATTAAAAGAGCCTGCCCCCTCATTTAAATCCATTTTAAAAAATAAAGAACTCTCTCGCTTAAATTTTGGGATCTTTGCACTTCATGCGGCTCAAATGGCGATGTTTATTGTGGTTCCCATAGCACTAGCCACTTCAGGTGGTATGGATGTCAATCAGCACTGGAAAGTTTATCTACCTGTACTTCTAAGTTCTTTCGTCTTTATGGTTCCTATCATTATCCTGAGCGAAAAATTTAATAGAGCGAAGCTTGTATTTATTAGCTCTATTTTTCTGATGCTCATTGCCCAACTGATGTTTGGCATTTTAATTAATGTTTTTTGGGGTCTAGTGGCATCTCTTTTTGTCTACTTCGTAGCTTTTAATGTTTTAGAGGCAAGCTTGCCGAGTTTGATCAGTAAAATTGCCCCGCCAAGCGCTAAAGGGACGGCGATTGGGGTGTATAATACCTGTCAGTCATTAGGTGTTTTTTTTGGCGGTTTATTAGGTGGTTTATTAGCGGATGTTGGTGGTAGTTTTTCAGTATTTTCGTTTTGTGCCATTTTGATGACGTTGTGGGTAGGTTTTGCGTTATCGATGAAAGCACCTCCCGCAATTAAAACCTTAATGTTTATGATTCAAAATAAATCATTACTCAAAAGCCCTAAACAATTAGCAACAGTGCAACAAAAATTAAAAAAAATAAAAGGTGTGCGTGACGTCTTGATCTTGCTTGAAGAGGGCAAGGTGATGGTCAAAGTCAACAAGCACGAAACGATTCATGAAGCATCAATTATTCGGTTACTAGGAGGAAAACATGGCGTCAGTGAATAAAGTGATTTTAATGGGTAATTTAGGCAAGGATCCTGAAGTGCGATTTATGCCCAATGGGGACGCGGTGTGCAATTTTAGTATTGCAACGACAGACAACTGGAAAGATAAGAACGGTGAAAAGCAAGAGCGTACCGAGTGGCATAATATTGTCATGTATCGAAAGTTAGCCGAGATCGCAGGTGAAT from Candidatus Methylopumilus planktonicus includes these protein-coding regions:
- the aroE gene encoding shikimate dehydrogenase translates to MTELEKHFAVIGNPIHHSLSPQIHSAFAKEVGLHIDYEAILSPLDEFKNTIHQLIAQKVSGANVTLPFKKEAYELASQHSNHARIAEAVNTLEFKNDEIIGHNTDGIGLVRDLEQNLNVDLKSKKILLIGAGGAAEGVIYSMLEKKPSELILTNRTIEKSNVIQNKMDVHAKSFDVNLNVIEIAKCPHQYFDVIINATSAGLNNTELGIDHKVFHEGSLAYEMVYGKETFFIEQAQSQGSKTSDGLGMLVEQAAEAFFIWHLIKPQTKSVIESLKGF
- the mtgA gene encoding monofunctional biosynthetic peptidoglycan transglycosylase; the encoded protein is MQARLKNLCWSHRSFKGKVLSVSFLLFFFYQLWILLHIILWTVVNPGESAFMESRLEHLQEKDEKATLRHQWVNYNQISIHIKQAVIAAEDAKFIDHEGFDWEGIEKAYEKNKRRKKIVAGGSTISQQLAKNLFLSNQRTPWRKAEETIITLMLETILSKQRILEIYLNVIEWGNNVYGIESASLRYFSSHARDLNSFQSAKLASMIPNPKYYERHQDASGLIERSGIILSRMNSAQVP
- the uvrA gene encoding excinuclease ABC subunit UvrA, with the translated sequence MDTIKIRGARTHNLKNISLDLPRNKLIVITGLSGSGKSSLAFDTLYAEGQRRYVESLSAYARQFLERMNKPDVDLIEGLSPAISIEQKSTSHNPRSTVGTVTEIHDYLRLLYARAGEPECPTHEHTLESQTVSEMVDTLLALPNDTKIMLLAPIVNSRKGEQQDLFEDLKAQGFIRLRIDGEIYEIDALPKLTKTKKHQVDVVVDRIKINPEIKQRITESTETALRLADGKMIAIEMDTNKSHLFSAKFACPLCDYSLEELEPRIFSFNNPMGACPECDGLGNINFFDPKRVVAFPHLSLASGAIKGWDKRNQFYFQLLQSLSEHYKFDLEIAFEEIPEKIQDVILNGSGSEQISFSYLNERGQINKKMHSFEGILNNLKRRYHETDSGTVRDELAKYLNMQTCPACQGSRLRIEARHVKVGKKNIHEICNTPLKETVHFFESLKLKGAKKTIAEKIIYEITSRLKFLVNVGLDYLSLSRSAETLSGGEAQRIRLASQIGSGLTGVMYVLDEPSIGLHQRDNDRLLETLKRLRDLGNTVIVVEHDQDAIMSADHVVDIGPGAGEHGGYIVAEGTPKMIAKHPKSLTGHYISGRKEIKYKNKRLLPRTLKWLELKGAKGNNLKNVHLKLPIGLLTCVTGVSGSGKSSLINDTLYRAVAHHLYGSHTEPAEHASIKGLDFFDKVVDVDQSPIGRTPRSNPATYTGLFTPTRELFAQLNESRNRGYGPGRFSFNVKGGRCEACEGDGVIKVEMHFLPDVYVPCDICQGKRYNRETLEIQFKGKNIHEVLSMTVEQAHQFFNAIPAVEKKLRTLIEVGLGYITLGQNATTLSGGEAQRVKLALELSKRDTGTTLYILDEPTTGLHFADIQLLLDVIHKLRDAGNTIVIIEHNLDVIKTADWVIDLGPEGGDGGGEIIAEGTPEEVANNKKSYTGKYLKPYLK
- a CDS encoding MFS transporter; translation: MKIEQGMTPLEIRSSLSLASIFGLRMLGMFLILPIFAIYAESLPGSPSAFQVGLALGSYGLTQALFQLPFGMLSDRYGRKNIIYIGLLLFALGSFVSGYSDDINIIILGRAIQGAGAISAAITALVADLTRDEHRTKAMAMIGATIGITFALSLMGAPVLNHLIGVPGIFMLTGFLSLSAILVVRFVVPTPLNINTSKTLKEPAPSFKSILKNKELSRLNFGIFALHAAQMAMFIVVPIALATSGGMDVNQHWKVYLPVLLSSFVFMVPIIILSEKFNRAKLVFISSIFLMLIAQLMFGILINVFWGLVASLFVYFVAFNVLEASLPSLISKIAPPSAKGTAIGVYNTCQSLGVFFGGLLGGLLADVGGSFSVFSFCAILMTLWVGFALSMKAPPAIKTLMFMIQNKSLLKSPKQLATVQQKLKKIKGVRDVLILLEEGKVMVKVNKHETIHEASIIRLLGGKHGVSE